From a single Drosophila sulfurigaster albostrigata strain 15112-1811.04 chromosome 3, ASM2355843v2, whole genome shotgun sequence genomic region:
- the LOC133845384 gene encoding SNF-related serine/threonine-protein kinase, whose product MTLETQPVGGGLCDGKIAGLYDLEETLGSGHFAVVKLARHVFTGAKVAVKVVDKTKLDEVSKAHLFQEVRCMKLVQHPNVVRLYEVIDTQTKLYLVLELGDGGDLYDYIMKHDAGLSEELARKYFRQILRAITYCHQLHVVHRDLKPENVVFFEKLGLVKLTDFGFSNKFLPGQKLETFCGSLAYSAPEILLGDSYDAPAVDIWSLGVILYMLVCGQAPFEKANDSETLTMIMDCKYTVPSHVTQECRSLIATMLVRDPKNRATVEEIASSAWLKQTDEPDSVEHSLPLVSRQQLSEEDHAFIIQKMINGNIASKEEILQALDKNKYNHITATYFLLAELRLRRRREEAQKLKLSEAGLKMGDLTRKPAADKPSPTENPKVVVPISINVTPATQFGNDNAKPDKRTRKCSIVREEEEEESANESCGVGNELKVDTSRRESISDGRLNRSALDRSCASAPAPAAEVPSNVHTKIVVSKDTTLAQKLKQMEKCARVDEDTISGLKELEIGKLKPLPSSSKNPVLTHRRTKLNKIRTPSCSSSEASDDDTKTRNKKKINKFVGDTPIRFRMHRRDSHDDSSDSQDQLYPPPGSNSSGATFISNSNSGVSGKKEEQGSKEPNKSEETRKSHTQKSRKQHKDHVDKHSHGEKQQLENTSRRRRMRESQSLDRITEAQEYELRHRNYLNDAAGGASTASMQQHIEQRNSLFNLNTFSVAETKEEYDEESEFIPDSVTTDQTMNTLIAAKATLQQKQYFNDTNYSKNYNNSSNNTNNNNNNKKKSNETPKDIYNLKSIEEIDLILEDKSLTKAIHVTGSKCFVTMKKIRRLGKYFPVVNFS is encoded by the exons TTGCATGAAGCTGGTGCAGCATCCAAATGTGGTTAGACTCTATGAGGTCATTGACACACAAACTAAATTGTATCTGGTGCTGGAACTGGGCGATGGCGGTGATCTCTATGATTATATAATGAAGCACGATGCCGGCCTAAGCGAGGAGCTGGCCCGCAAATATTTCCGGCAAATACTTCGTGCGATCACGTACTGTCATCAGCTGCACGTAGTGCATAG GGACTTGAAGCCGGAGAATGTCGTGTTCTTTGAGAAGCTCGGACTCGTCAAGCTAACGGACTTTGGGTTCAGCAACAAATTCTTGCCTGGCCAAAAACTGGAGACATTTTGCGGCAGTCTCGCATATTCAGCACCAGAAATTTTATTAGGTGATTCGTACGATGCGCCCGCCGTAG ATATTTGGTCGCTGGGCGTTATACTGTATATGCTGGTTTGCGGCCAGGCGCCTTTTGAGAAGGCCAATGACTCGGAGACGCTTACCATGATTATGGATTGCAAGTATACGGTACCATCGCATGTGACACAGGAATGTCGCAGCTTAATTGCCACCATGCTGGTTCGTGATCCCAAGAATCGCGCCACAGTCGAGGAGATTGCATCTTCTGCATGGCTAAAGCAAACAGATGAACCGGATTCGGTTGAGCACTCACTGCCTCTGGTGAGTCGGCAGCAGTTAAGTGAAGAGGATCATGCCTTTATTATACAGAAAATGATAAACGGAAACATTGCGTCCAAGGAAGAGATATTGCA AGCTCTGGATAAAAATAAGTACAATCATATAACAGccacatattttttgttagccGAGCTACGCTTGCGGAGGCGACGCGAGGAAGcgcaaaaactaaaacttagCGAGGCTGGCTTAAA AATGGGAGACCTAACTCGCAAACCCGCAGCCGATAAACCAAGTCCTACAGAAAATCCCAAAGTAGTTGTGCCTATTAGTATCAATGTAACACCAGCAACCCAGTTTGGTAATGACAATGCCAAGCCA gaCAAACGTACGCGTAAATGTAGTATTGTGCGTgaggaggaagaagaggaGTCGGCTAATGAGAGCTGTGGCGTAGGAAATGAATTAAAAGTGGACACATCTCGACGTGAATCAATTTCCGATGGTCGCCTCAATCGTTCAGCGCTGGATCGCTCCTGTGCCTCGGCACCAGCTCCAGCCGCCGAAGTGCCAAGTAATGTACACACAAAGATTGTTGTGTCTAAGGATACGACGCTTGCTCAGAAGCTCAAGCAAATGGAGAAGTGTGCCCGGGTAGACGAAGACACAATAAGCGGCCTCAAGGAACTCGAAATCGGCAAGCTGAAACCATtacccagcagcagcaagaatcCAGTGCTGACGCATCGCCGTACCAAACTAAATAAGATACGCACGCCATCGTGCAGCAGCTCCGAGGCGTCTGATGATGATACAAAGACACGTAACAAGAAGAAAATCAATAAGTTCGTTGGAGACACACCGATTAGATTTCGCATGCATCGCCGTGACTCACACGATGACTCTAGCGATTCGCAAGATCAATTGTATCCTCCACCAGGCTCGAATAGCAGTGGTGCcactttcatttcaaatagTAATTCGGGTGTAAGCGGAAAAAAGGAAGAACAAGGAAGTAAAGAG CCAAATAAATCGGAGGAAACACGCAaatcgcacacacaaaagagtAGGAAACAGCACAAGGATCATGTTGACAAGCATTCGCATGGCGAAAAACAGCAGCTGGAAAATACATCACGACGAAGACGTATGCGCGAAAGCCAATCCCTAGATCGCATCACAGAGGCTCAAGAATACGAGTTGCGTCATCGCAACTATTTAAATGATGCGGCTGGAGGTGCTTCGACTGCATCAATGCAACAACATATCGAGCAAAGAAATTCattgttcaatttaaacaCATTCTCCGTTGCCGAAACTAAAGAAGAATATGACGAGGAGTCGGAATTTATTCCTGATTCCGTTACCACGGACCAAACTATGAACACATTGAttgcagccaaagcaactcttcagcaaaagcaatattttaatgacaCCAATTATAGTAAGAACTATAACAATagtagcaacaacaccaacaacaacaataacaacaaaaagaaatccaACGAAACACCAAAAGATATTTATAATCTAAAGTCAATCGAAGAGATCGATTTGATTTTGGAAGATAAAAGCCTTACCAAAGCAATACATGTTACCGGCTCTAAATGCTTTGTCACTATGAAGAAAATTCGAAGGCTAGGAAAATATTTTCCCGTAGTGAACTTTTCTTAA